One Malania oleifera isolate guangnan ecotype guangnan chromosome 9, ASM2987363v1, whole genome shotgun sequence DNA segment encodes these proteins:
- the LOC131164797 gene encoding cytochrome P450 CYP736A12-like has product MSPENIVVIFAVVLGALWLFDHLRRRNGPKSPPGPPAFPIIGNLHLLGDLPHSNLRRLAQKYGPIMSMRLGQVPTVVVSTPAAAELFLKTHDLVFASRPRLQAPEYLSYGNKGVGFSQYGPYWRDVRRICTVNLLSPGKIESYGGLRKEEVGSLVRWLKEAAAAREVANVTVKLSVLMEDITCRMLFGRSRDERFELKKVVREFLFLTGSSNIGDFIPWLKPLDLQGLKRRMKATGKAFDSILEIMIDEHIRDGSGRSSTGSHGDFMDMMLSLMNESQYSQDESLRIIDRTNIKAVLIDLLVGGTDSSSSTVEWAISELIRQPKLMRKLQDEIKSVVGKKEFVDEADLPRMAYLDNVVKETLRLHPVSPLLAPHESTEDITINGYFIPKKSRILVNAWAIGRDPSAWPNSPEEFNPERFVGSEVDLQGRDFQLIPFGSGRRACPGMRLGLTTVRLVLAHLAHCFDWELPGGVSPSKLDMSQKFAGLVSPRAHPLLAVPVYRFQS; this is encoded by the exons ATGTCGCCAGAAAATATTGTTGTTATCTTCGCCGTCGTCCTCGGAGCACTATGGCTATTTGATCATCTACGGCGGCGAAACGGGCCGAAATCACCTCCGGGGCCGCCGGCGTTCCCCATCATCGGCAACCTCCACTTGCTCGGCGACCTCCCCCACAGCAACCTGCGCCGGTTGGCTCAGAAGTACGGCCCCATAATGTCGATGAGGCTGGGGCAGGTGCCCACGGTGGTGGTGTCGACGCCAGCAGCGGCGGAGCTTTTCCTCAAGACCCACGACCTCGTCTTCGCAAGCCGGCCCAGACTGCAAGCCCCAGAGTACCTTTCTTACGGGAATAAGGGCGTGGGGTTTTCGCAGTACGGTCCATACTGGCGTGACGTCCGGAGAATCTGCACCGTCAACCTTCTCAGCCCGGGGAAGATCGAGTCGTATGGGGGGTTGCGGAAGGAGGAGGTGGGGTCGCTGGTGCGGTGGCTGAAAGAAGCGGCAGCGGCGCGTGAGGTGGCGAACGTGACGGTGAAGCTGTCGGTGCTCATGGAGGACATCACTTGCCGAATGTTGTTTGGGAGGAGCAGGGACGAGAGGTTTGAGCTGAAGAAGGTTGTCCGGGAATTCCTTTTCTTGACGGGTTCTTCCAATATTGGAGACTTCATTCCGTGGCTCAAGCCGCTTGACCTTCAg GGATTAAAACGACGGATGAAGGCGACAGGCAAGGCCTTCGACAGTATCTTGGAAATCATGATCGATGAGCACATACGAGACGGCAGTGGGCGTAGCAGCACCGGCTCCCACGGAGATTTCATGGACATGATGTTGTCGCTGATGAACGAATCCCAGTACTCCCAGGACGAGTCTCTGCGCATCATCGACCGAACCAACATCAAAGCGGTCCTCATAGACTTGCTGGTGGGCGGGACCGACAGCTCGTCCTCCACCGTCGAGTGGGCGATCTCGGAGCTCATCCGCCAGCCGAAGCTGATGCGAAAGCTCCAAGACGAGATCAAGAGCGTGGTCGGAAAGAAAGAGTTTGTGGATGAGGCAGACTTGCCGCGCATGGCCTACCTGGACAACGTGGTGAAAGAAACTCTGAGACTCCACCCTGTGTCGCCGCTGCTGGCGCCGCACGAGTCCACGGAGGACATCACCATCAACGGGTACTTCATACCGAAGAAGTCGCGGATTTTGGTGAATGCCTGGGCGATCGGGCGAGACCCGAGTGCGTGGCCCAACAGCCCGGAGGAATTCAACCCGGAAAGGTTTGTGGGGAGCGAGGTGGACCTGCAGGGACGGGACTTCCAGCTGATCCCATTCGGGTCGGGGCGGCGGGCGTGCCCCGGAATGCGCCTGGGCCTCACCACAGTTCGACTGGTGCTGGCTCACTTGGCGCACTGCTTTGATTGGGAGCTCCCCGGCGGAGTGTCACCCTCCAAGCTCGACATGAGTCAAAAATTTGCGGGCTTGGTGTCGCCCAGGGCTCATCCCTTGCTCGCCGTTCCTGTTTATCGCTTCCAAAGCTAA